A single region of the Brienomyrus brachyistius isolate T26 chromosome 10, BBRACH_0.4, whole genome shotgun sequence genome encodes:
- the LOC125751173 gene encoding sodium-dependent phosphate transport protein 2A-like isoform X2, producing MSSRPITITITTGEPVVNYNELSFHGPRGNLMEQVDLGSGSTLDLINNCERAEVDIGSTRLWKDQKHQEPDAENADGMKPLLVNVFKIPLLLFLLFMFVCSLDILSSAFQLAGGKVAGDIFKDNAILSNPVAGLVVGILVTVLVQSSSTSTSIIVSLVSSGLLNVSSAVPIIMGSNIGTSVTNTIVALMQAGERNEFKRAFAGATIHDCFNWLSVLVLLPFEVATGLLNHMASTLVKSFRIQSGEDAPELLKVITEPLTKLIIQLDKSVITGIAMGDESMRNRSLVKVWCGTSLLPPRHTSISGLQNNTLPQSMWLAEDPISPVNMQKCRHLFVDSSMSDLWVGLILLATSLAVLCTCLILLVKLLNSLLKGQVAKVIQKIINTDFPHPFGWVTGYLAMLVGAGMTFVVQSSSVFTSALTPLIGIGVISLERAYPLTLGSNIGTTSTAILAALASPGDKLAAAIQIALCHFFFNILGILLWYPIPAMRLPIRMARTLGDRTAKYRWFAILYLVLCFLLLPSLIFGLSVAGWQVMVGVGAPFAGITAFIVLINILQSHSPQRLPARLQTWDFLPSWLRSMKPMDKLITKATPCCGASHHGDVQPHPPQYGPAFAPEPRKAPQVYENPAPYLDEATGPAPVFKLRGLERCNSTPL from the exons ATGTCTTCGCGTCCTATAACAATAACCATAACCACCGGAGAACCCGTGGTTAACTACAACG AGTTGAGCTTTCATGGACCTAGAGGCAATCTGATGGAGCAGGTGGATCTGGGCTCTGGGTCCACCCTGGATCTCATAAACAACTGCGAGAGGGCTGAGGTGGACATTGGCTCAACAAGACTGTGGAAGGATCAGAAGCATCAAG AGCCCGATGCAGAGAATGCAGACGGAATGAAACCACTGCTTGTCAACGTCTTCAAGATCCCCCTCCTCCTCTTTCTCCTCTTCATGTTTGTCTGTTCCCTGGACATCCTGAGTTCAGCCTTCCAGTTGGCTGGGG GTAAGGTTGCAGGAGACATCTTCAAGGACAACGCCATACTGTCCAATCCAGTGGCTGGGCTAGTAGTGGGGATCCTTGTGACTGTTTTGGTCCAGAGTTCCAGCACGTCCACCTCGATTATCGTCAGCCTGGTGTCTTCTGGAT TGCTGAATGTAAGCTCAGCTGTTCCCATCATCATGGGATCCAACATCGGCACCTCAGTCACAAACACCATTGTGGCTCTGATGCAAGCTGGAGAGCGAAACGAATTCAAACG GGCCTTTGCCGGAGCCACTATCCATGACTGCTTCAACTGGCTTTCTGTGCTGGTTTTGCTGCCCTTTGAGGTGGCCACCGGCCTGCTGAACCATATGGCCAGCACCCTGGTGAAGAGCTTCCGTATCCAAAGTGGAGAGGACGCTCCAGAGCTGTTGAAGGTCATTACAGAGCCCCTCACCAAACTCATCATCCAG CTGGATAAGTCCGTGATCACCGGGATCGCCATGGGAGACGAGAGCATGCGGAACAGGAGCCTTGTGAAAGTGTGGTGTGGGACCAGCCTGCTG ccacctcgGCACACGTCCATCAGTGGTCTTCAAAACAACACTCTCCCACAATCCATGTGGCTGGCGGAGGATCCGATATCACCGGTCAACATGCAGAAAT GTAGACACCTGTTCGTTGACTCCTCCATGTCAGATCTGTGGGTGGGCCTTATTCTGCTGGCCACCTCCCTCGCTGTTCTCTGCACCTGCTTGATCCTGTTGGTCAAACTGCTCAACTCACTCCTGAAAGGGCAAGTAGCCAAGGTCATCCAGAAGATTATCAACACCG ACTTTCCCCATCCCTTCGGTTGGGTGACGGGCTACCTGGCCATGCTGGTGGGTGCCGGGATGACCTTCGTGGTTCAGAGTAGCTCCGTCTTCACATCTGCTTTGACCCCTCTGATAG GCATTGGCGTCATCAGCCTTGAGAGGGCCTACCCGCTGACCCTGGGCTCCAACATCGGCACCACCTCCACTGCGATCCTTGCCGCCCTGGCCAGCCCCGGGGACAAGCTGGCGGCCGCCATCCAG ATCGCCCTCTGCCACTTCTTCTTCAATATCCTGGGCATTCTGCTCTGGTACCCGATTCCTGCCATGCGCCTTCCCATCCGCATGGCGCGGACGCTGGGCGATCGCACGGCCAAGTACCGCTGGTTCGCCATTCTCTACCTGGTGCTGTGCTTCCTGCTGCTGCCCTCGCTCATCTTCGGCCTGTCGGTGGCTGGCTGGCAGGTCATGGTGGGCGTGGGGGCTCCCTTCGCCGGCATCACGGCCTTCATCGTGCTCATCAACATCCTGCAGTCCCACAGCCCGCAGCGGCTCCCGGCGAGGCTCCAGACCTGGGACTTCCTGCCGTCGTGGTTGCGCTCCATGAAGCCCATGGATAAGCTAATTACCAAGGCGACGCCGTGCTGTGGCGCCAGTCACCATGGTGATGTCCAGCCCCACCCGCCCCAGTACGGCCCGGCCTTCGCCCCTGAGCCGAGGAAAGCACCACAGGTGTATGAAAACCCAGCTCCCTACTTGGATGAGGCCACTGGTCCTGCACCAGTCTTCAAGTTACGGGGTCTGGAACGGTGCAATAGTACTCCTCTGTAG
- the LOC125751173 gene encoding sodium-dependent phosphate transport protein 2A-like isoform X1, protein MSSRPITITITTGEPVVNYNELSFHGPRGNLMEQVDLGSGSTLDLINNCERAEVDIGSTRLWKDQKHQGVPVFPEGTLREPVAFWDRHAPLVFSEPDAENADGMKPLLVNVFKIPLLLFLLFMFVCSLDILSSAFQLAGGKVAGDIFKDNAILSNPVAGLVVGILVTVLVQSSSTSTSIIVSLVSSGLLNVSSAVPIIMGSNIGTSVTNTIVALMQAGERNEFKRAFAGATIHDCFNWLSVLVLLPFEVATGLLNHMASTLVKSFRIQSGEDAPELLKVITEPLTKLIIQLDKSVITGIAMGDESMRNRSLVKVWCGTSLLPPRHTSISGLQNNTLPQSMWLAEDPISPVNMQKCRHLFVDSSMSDLWVGLILLATSLAVLCTCLILLVKLLNSLLKGQVAKVIQKIINTDFPHPFGWVTGYLAMLVGAGMTFVVQSSSVFTSALTPLIGIGVISLERAYPLTLGSNIGTTSTAILAALASPGDKLAAAIQIALCHFFFNILGILLWYPIPAMRLPIRMARTLGDRTAKYRWFAILYLVLCFLLLPSLIFGLSVAGWQVMVGVGAPFAGITAFIVLINILQSHSPQRLPARLQTWDFLPSWLRSMKPMDKLITKATPCCGASHHGDVQPHPPQYGPAFAPEPRKAPQVYENPAPYLDEATGPAPVFKLRGLERCNSTPL, encoded by the exons ATGTCTTCGCGTCCTATAACAATAACCATAACCACCGGAGAACCCGTGGTTAACTACAACG AGTTGAGCTTTCATGGACCTAGAGGCAATCTGATGGAGCAGGTGGATCTGGGCTCTGGGTCCACCCTGGATCTCATAAACAACTGCGAGAGGGCTGAGGTGGACATTGGCTCAACAAGACTGTGGAAGGATCAGAAGCATCAAG GCGTTCCTGTGTTCCCGGAAGGAACGTTGCGAGAGCCTGTTGCATTCTGGGATCGCCATGCTCCTCTTGTCTTCTCAGAGCCCGATGCAGAGAATGCAGACGGAATGAAACCACTGCTTGTCAACGTCTTCAAGATCCCCCTCCTCCTCTTTCTCCTCTTCATGTTTGTCTGTTCCCTGGACATCCTGAGTTCAGCCTTCCAGTTGGCTGGGG GTAAGGTTGCAGGAGACATCTTCAAGGACAACGCCATACTGTCCAATCCAGTGGCTGGGCTAGTAGTGGGGATCCTTGTGACTGTTTTGGTCCAGAGTTCCAGCACGTCCACCTCGATTATCGTCAGCCTGGTGTCTTCTGGAT TGCTGAATGTAAGCTCAGCTGTTCCCATCATCATGGGATCCAACATCGGCACCTCAGTCACAAACACCATTGTGGCTCTGATGCAAGCTGGAGAGCGAAACGAATTCAAACG GGCCTTTGCCGGAGCCACTATCCATGACTGCTTCAACTGGCTTTCTGTGCTGGTTTTGCTGCCCTTTGAGGTGGCCACCGGCCTGCTGAACCATATGGCCAGCACCCTGGTGAAGAGCTTCCGTATCCAAAGTGGAGAGGACGCTCCAGAGCTGTTGAAGGTCATTACAGAGCCCCTCACCAAACTCATCATCCAG CTGGATAAGTCCGTGATCACCGGGATCGCCATGGGAGACGAGAGCATGCGGAACAGGAGCCTTGTGAAAGTGTGGTGTGGGACCAGCCTGCTG ccacctcgGCACACGTCCATCAGTGGTCTTCAAAACAACACTCTCCCACAATCCATGTGGCTGGCGGAGGATCCGATATCACCGGTCAACATGCAGAAAT GTAGACACCTGTTCGTTGACTCCTCCATGTCAGATCTGTGGGTGGGCCTTATTCTGCTGGCCACCTCCCTCGCTGTTCTCTGCACCTGCTTGATCCTGTTGGTCAAACTGCTCAACTCACTCCTGAAAGGGCAAGTAGCCAAGGTCATCCAGAAGATTATCAACACCG ACTTTCCCCATCCCTTCGGTTGGGTGACGGGCTACCTGGCCATGCTGGTGGGTGCCGGGATGACCTTCGTGGTTCAGAGTAGCTCCGTCTTCACATCTGCTTTGACCCCTCTGATAG GCATTGGCGTCATCAGCCTTGAGAGGGCCTACCCGCTGACCCTGGGCTCCAACATCGGCACCACCTCCACTGCGATCCTTGCCGCCCTGGCCAGCCCCGGGGACAAGCTGGCGGCCGCCATCCAG ATCGCCCTCTGCCACTTCTTCTTCAATATCCTGGGCATTCTGCTCTGGTACCCGATTCCTGCCATGCGCCTTCCCATCCGCATGGCGCGGACGCTGGGCGATCGCACGGCCAAGTACCGCTGGTTCGCCATTCTCTACCTGGTGCTGTGCTTCCTGCTGCTGCCCTCGCTCATCTTCGGCCTGTCGGTGGCTGGCTGGCAGGTCATGGTGGGCGTGGGGGCTCCCTTCGCCGGCATCACGGCCTTCATCGTGCTCATCAACATCCTGCAGTCCCACAGCCCGCAGCGGCTCCCGGCGAGGCTCCAGACCTGGGACTTCCTGCCGTCGTGGTTGCGCTCCATGAAGCCCATGGATAAGCTAATTACCAAGGCGACGCCGTGCTGTGGCGCCAGTCACCATGGTGATGTCCAGCCCCACCCGCCCCAGTACGGCCCGGCCTTCGCCCCTGAGCCGAGGAAAGCACCACAGGTGTATGAAAACCCAGCTCCCTACTTGGATGAGGCCACTGGTCCTGCACCAGTCTTCAAGTTACGGGGTCTGGAACGGTGCAATAGTACTCCTCTGTAG
- the LOC125750577 gene encoding regulator of G-protein signaling 14-like isoform X2 — protein sequence MSKTPKTLGLPVNQMTLAASDGDLHLGVPDGRGRSSDRQVGKVASWAVGFERLLEDATGIEYFTAFLKSEVSAENILFWQACEKFQKIPANQKGELKREARFIYDEYLSNNAFHAINIDDTARIDEKDLEDPKPDMFQKAQQQIFKLMKFDSYTRFVRSPMYQSCMLADVEGRSLPDPKNPGSTKNASLDRSSTGDGKKLQKKAAAKLRQSLPFDVEDGSDQKKGLESRMGRDKRGETRGSWGEVSERGVSRNESQCSVKSTGSAESKVENGSSSPREAARVEKYCCVYLPDGTASLAPARSGLMIREMLTSLCEKRGFALSDVVIYLQGKDKQPLSLDQDSSVLKDQQVFLELRVKITLEVVFTGVTTGIVVKSSKTLLDALSSVLQKHNLRPQDVVVTTSEKKEPVNLTTSVFSLSGKKLQLDRVHGTDQSSFPTPRVRASAPQEKAAGLLDLLSRASCQVDDQRGLLTKEHLVLPDFLQLPKQKEVGSRQEQSARGSTRPAEEPAASPAVAAAAAATPAPQVATDSSSCSKSRPQSIYKSPRGAAPADTRPGCPPSCTDSSRETAV from the exons ATGTCCAAAACGCCGAAGACTCTCGGACTTCCTGTGAATCAAATG ACCCTGGCTGCGTCGGATGGAG ACCTCCACCTGGGTGTCCCTGATGGTCGTGGGAGAAGCTCGGATAGGCAGGTGGGCAAAGTGGCCAGCTGGGCTGTCGGCTTCGAGAGGCTGCTGGAAGACGCCACTGGCATCGAATACTTCACG GCTTTTTTGAAGTCTGAGGTGAGTGCGGAGAATATCCTCTTCTGGCAGGCATGCGAGAAGTTCCAGAAAATTCCCGCCAATCAGAAAGGAGAG TTGAAGCGTGAGGCGCGGTTCATCTACGACGAGTACCTCTCGAATAACGCCTTCCATGCCATCAATATCGATGACACGGCACGCATTGATGAGAAGGACCTGGAAGACCCCAAACCAGACATGTTCCAAAAGGCCCAACAGCAG ATCTTCAAGCTGATGAAGTTCGACAGCTACACGCGCTTTGTCCGAAGTCCCATGTATCAGAGCTGCATGCTGGCCGATGTCGAAGGCCGGTCGTTGCCTGACCCCAAGAACCCGGGTTCCACTAAGAATGCGTCGCTTGACAGAAGCTCCACTGGTGACGGCAAAAAG ctgcagaagaAAGCAGCAGCGAAACTGCGGCAGTCCCTCCCCTTCGACGTGGAGGACGGCTCGGACCAGAAGAAGGGCCTCGAGAGTCGGATGGGCCGGGACAAGAGGGGGGAGACCAGGGGTTCGTGGGGAG AGGTGTCCGAGCGTGGCGTTTCCCGCAACGAGTCCCAGTGTTCGGTCAAATCCACGGGCAGTGCTGAGAGCAAAGTCGAG AATGGGAGCTCCAGTCCGCGGGAGGCGGCGCGGGTGGAGAAGTACTGCTGTGTGTACCTGCCAGACGGTACAGCCTCTCTGGCACCGGCCCGATCTGGCCTGATGATCCGGGAGATGCTAACCAGTCTCTGTGAGAAGAGGGGCTTCGCCCTCAGTGACGTCGTCATCTATCTACAGGGGAAGGACAAG CAACCGTTGTCCCTGGAccaggacagctctgtgctgaaagatcagcaagtgTTTCTGGAATTACGGGTGAAGATTAC ATTGGAGGTGGTCTTCACTGGGGTGACCACGGGCATAGTGGTGAAGTCCAGCAAAACGCTGCTTGACGCACTGTCCTCCGTCCTCCAGAAGCACAATCTCCGGCCTCAGGACGTTGTGGTTACCACG AGTGAGAAGAAGGAGCCCGTAAACCTGACGACGAGCGTCTTCTCTCTGTCTGGCAAGAAGCTTCAGCTGGACAGAGTACATG gAACAGATCAGAGCAGCTTCCCCACCCCCAGAGTGAGAGCTTCAGCGCCGCAG GAGAAAGCAGCAG GGCTTCTCGATCTCCTCTCCAGAGCATCCTGTCAGGTCGACGACCAGCGGGGGCTGTTGACGAAGGAGCACCTGGTCCTTCCCGATTTCCTGCAGCTACCGAAGCAGAAGGAAGTGGGGAGCAGGCAGGAGCAGAGCGCCCGGGGAAGCACGCGGCCTGCCGAGGAGCCGGCCGCTAGCCCCGCCGTCGCTGCTGCCGCTGCTGCCACTCCCGCCCCCCAGGTGGCGACAGACTCTTCCTCGTGCTCAAAATCCAGGCCGCAGTCGATATACAAGAGTCCGCGCGGTGCCGCCCCTGCCGATACTCGgcctggctgcccccccagtTGCACAGACTCCTCTCGGGAGACAGCAGTGTGA
- the LOC125750577 gene encoding regulator of G-protein signaling 14-like isoform X1, producing MSKTPKTLGLPVNQMTLAASDGDLHLGVPDGRGRSSDRQVGKVASWAVGFERLLEDATGIEYFTAFLKSEVSAENILFWQACEKFQKIPANQKGELKREARFIYDEYLSNNAFHAINIDDTARIDEKDLEDPKPDMFQKAQQQIFKLMKFDSYTRFVRSPMYQSCMLADVEGRSLPDPKNPGSTKNASLDRSSTGDGKKQLQKKAAAKLRQSLPFDVEDGSDQKKGLESRMGRDKRGETRGSWGEVSERGVSRNESQCSVKSTGSAESKVENGSSSPREAARVEKYCCVYLPDGTASLAPARSGLMIREMLTSLCEKRGFALSDVVIYLQGKDKQPLSLDQDSSVLKDQQVFLELRVKITLEVVFTGVTTGIVVKSSKTLLDALSSVLQKHNLRPQDVVVTTSEKKEPVNLTTSVFSLSGKKLQLDRVHGTDQSSFPTPRVRASAPQEKAAGLLDLLSRASCQVDDQRGLLTKEHLVLPDFLQLPKQKEVGSRQEQSARGSTRPAEEPAASPAVAAAAAATPAPQVATDSSSCSKSRPQSIYKSPRGAAPADTRPGCPPSCTDSSRETAV from the exons ATGTCCAAAACGCCGAAGACTCTCGGACTTCCTGTGAATCAAATG ACCCTGGCTGCGTCGGATGGAG ACCTCCACCTGGGTGTCCCTGATGGTCGTGGGAGAAGCTCGGATAGGCAGGTGGGCAAAGTGGCCAGCTGGGCTGTCGGCTTCGAGAGGCTGCTGGAAGACGCCACTGGCATCGAATACTTCACG GCTTTTTTGAAGTCTGAGGTGAGTGCGGAGAATATCCTCTTCTGGCAGGCATGCGAGAAGTTCCAGAAAATTCCCGCCAATCAGAAAGGAGAG TTGAAGCGTGAGGCGCGGTTCATCTACGACGAGTACCTCTCGAATAACGCCTTCCATGCCATCAATATCGATGACACGGCACGCATTGATGAGAAGGACCTGGAAGACCCCAAACCAGACATGTTCCAAAAGGCCCAACAGCAG ATCTTCAAGCTGATGAAGTTCGACAGCTACACGCGCTTTGTCCGAAGTCCCATGTATCAGAGCTGCATGCTGGCCGATGTCGAAGGCCGGTCGTTGCCTGACCCCAAGAACCCGGGTTCCACTAAGAATGCGTCGCTTGACAGAAGCTCCACTGGTGACGGCAAAAAG cagctgcagaagaAAGCAGCAGCGAAACTGCGGCAGTCCCTCCCCTTCGACGTGGAGGACGGCTCGGACCAGAAGAAGGGCCTCGAGAGTCGGATGGGCCGGGACAAGAGGGGGGAGACCAGGGGTTCGTGGGGAG AGGTGTCCGAGCGTGGCGTTTCCCGCAACGAGTCCCAGTGTTCGGTCAAATCCACGGGCAGTGCTGAGAGCAAAGTCGAG AATGGGAGCTCCAGTCCGCGGGAGGCGGCGCGGGTGGAGAAGTACTGCTGTGTGTACCTGCCAGACGGTACAGCCTCTCTGGCACCGGCCCGATCTGGCCTGATGATCCGGGAGATGCTAACCAGTCTCTGTGAGAAGAGGGGCTTCGCCCTCAGTGACGTCGTCATCTATCTACAGGGGAAGGACAAG CAACCGTTGTCCCTGGAccaggacagctctgtgctgaaagatcagcaagtgTTTCTGGAATTACGGGTGAAGATTAC ATTGGAGGTGGTCTTCACTGGGGTGACCACGGGCATAGTGGTGAAGTCCAGCAAAACGCTGCTTGACGCACTGTCCTCCGTCCTCCAGAAGCACAATCTCCGGCCTCAGGACGTTGTGGTTACCACG AGTGAGAAGAAGGAGCCCGTAAACCTGACGACGAGCGTCTTCTCTCTGTCTGGCAAGAAGCTTCAGCTGGACAGAGTACATG gAACAGATCAGAGCAGCTTCCCCACCCCCAGAGTGAGAGCTTCAGCGCCGCAG GAGAAAGCAGCAG GGCTTCTCGATCTCCTCTCCAGAGCATCCTGTCAGGTCGACGACCAGCGGGGGCTGTTGACGAAGGAGCACCTGGTCCTTCCCGATTTCCTGCAGCTACCGAAGCAGAAGGAAGTGGGGAGCAGGCAGGAGCAGAGCGCCCGGGGAAGCACGCGGCCTGCCGAGGAGCCGGCCGCTAGCCCCGCCGTCGCTGCTGCCGCTGCTGCCACTCCCGCCCCCCAGGTGGCGACAGACTCTTCCTCGTGCTCAAAATCCAGGCCGCAGTCGATATACAAGAGTCCGCGCGGTGCCGCCCCTGCCGATACTCGgcctggctgcccccccagtTGCACAGACTCCTCTCGGGAGACAGCAGTGTGA
- the LOC125750577 gene encoding regulator of G-protein signaling 14-like isoform X3, whose amino-acid sequence MSKTPKTLGLPVNQMTLAASDGDLHLGVPDGRGRSSDRQVGKVASWAVGFERLLEDATGIEYFTAFLKSEVSAENILFWQACEKFQKIPANQKGELKREARFIYDEYLSNNAFHAINIDDTARIDEKDLEDPKPDMFQKAQQQIFKLMKFDSYTRFVRSPMYQSCMLADVEGRSLPDPKNPGSTKNASLDRSSTGDGKKQLQKKAAAKLRQSLPFDVEDGSDQKKGLESRMGRDKRGETRGSWGEVSERGVSRNESQCSVKSTGSAESKVENGSSSPREAARVEKYCCVYLPDGTASLAPARSGLMIREMLTSLCEKRGFALSDVVIYLQGKDKQPLSLDQDSSVLKDQQVFLELRVKITLEVVFTGVTTGIVVKSSKTLLDALSSVLQKHNLRPQDVVVTTSEKKEPVNLTTSVFSLSGKKLQLDRVHGTDQSSFPTPRVRASAPQEKAAGQDICS is encoded by the exons ATGTCCAAAACGCCGAAGACTCTCGGACTTCCTGTGAATCAAATG ACCCTGGCTGCGTCGGATGGAG ACCTCCACCTGGGTGTCCCTGATGGTCGTGGGAGAAGCTCGGATAGGCAGGTGGGCAAAGTGGCCAGCTGGGCTGTCGGCTTCGAGAGGCTGCTGGAAGACGCCACTGGCATCGAATACTTCACG GCTTTTTTGAAGTCTGAGGTGAGTGCGGAGAATATCCTCTTCTGGCAGGCATGCGAGAAGTTCCAGAAAATTCCCGCCAATCAGAAAGGAGAG TTGAAGCGTGAGGCGCGGTTCATCTACGACGAGTACCTCTCGAATAACGCCTTCCATGCCATCAATATCGATGACACGGCACGCATTGATGAGAAGGACCTGGAAGACCCCAAACCAGACATGTTCCAAAAGGCCCAACAGCAG ATCTTCAAGCTGATGAAGTTCGACAGCTACACGCGCTTTGTCCGAAGTCCCATGTATCAGAGCTGCATGCTGGCCGATGTCGAAGGCCGGTCGTTGCCTGACCCCAAGAACCCGGGTTCCACTAAGAATGCGTCGCTTGACAGAAGCTCCACTGGTGACGGCAAAAAG cagctgcagaagaAAGCAGCAGCGAAACTGCGGCAGTCCCTCCCCTTCGACGTGGAGGACGGCTCGGACCAGAAGAAGGGCCTCGAGAGTCGGATGGGCCGGGACAAGAGGGGGGAGACCAGGGGTTCGTGGGGAG AGGTGTCCGAGCGTGGCGTTTCCCGCAACGAGTCCCAGTGTTCGGTCAAATCCACGGGCAGTGCTGAGAGCAAAGTCGAG AATGGGAGCTCCAGTCCGCGGGAGGCGGCGCGGGTGGAGAAGTACTGCTGTGTGTACCTGCCAGACGGTACAGCCTCTCTGGCACCGGCCCGATCTGGCCTGATGATCCGGGAGATGCTAACCAGTCTCTGTGAGAAGAGGGGCTTCGCCCTCAGTGACGTCGTCATCTATCTACAGGGGAAGGACAAG CAACCGTTGTCCCTGGAccaggacagctctgtgctgaaagatcagcaagtgTTTCTGGAATTACGGGTGAAGATTAC ATTGGAGGTGGTCTTCACTGGGGTGACCACGGGCATAGTGGTGAAGTCCAGCAAAACGCTGCTTGACGCACTGTCCTCCGTCCTCCAGAAGCACAATCTCCGGCCTCAGGACGTTGTGGTTACCACG AGTGAGAAGAAGGAGCCCGTAAACCTGACGACGAGCGTCTTCTCTCTGTCTGGCAAGAAGCTTCAGCTGGACAGAGTACATG gAACAGATCAGAGCAGCTTCCCCACCCCCAGAGTGAGAGCTTCAGCGCCGCAG GAGAAAGCAGCAG GCCAGGATATATGCTCCTGA